The stretch of DNA GAGCATCGGGTCGATCTGATAATCGGCACCCAGATCGTCGCCAAGGGCTATCACTTTCCGCTGCTGACCCTGGTCGGCGTCGTCGATGCCGATCTGGGGCTGGCGGGAGGCGACCTCAGAGCCTCGGAGCGAACCTATCAGCTTCTCTACCAGGTGGCGGGACGCGCCGGACGAGCCAAGCTTCCGGGGCGGGTGCTGCTGCAAACCTTCATGCCTGAACACCCGGTGATGAAGGCCATGATCGCCGGCGAACGCGCCCGGTTTCTTGAAGCTGAAGCCGCATCCCGCAAAGAAAATTCCATGCCGCCGTTCGGGCGGCTGGCGGCGCTGATCGTCTCCGGCGACGATGAACGCGCCGTCGAGGACGCGGCGCGTTGTTTGAGCCGCATCGCCCCGGTAATCAAAGGCGTCACGGTGCTGGGACCGGCCCCGGCGCTTCTTTACCTGCTCAGAGGAAAATTCCGCCAACGCCTATTATTGAAAGCGGACAAGAACATCAATGTGCAGACCGTAATCGACCGCTGGCTGGCGGCGGTCAAAATCCCGCGCCGGGTCCACGTCCGGGTGGACATTGATCCTTACAGTTTTATGTGAGGCGCTACGCCGGAGGAAGGGCCTCAAGCTTTTTGTAGATAGATGCGTCCTGCAACGCCGGGATGGAAAGCGTTATTTTTCTGTTCGACGCCCCTTCCTGAACAAGAAGGGCATGAGGAATGACATCATCCACTTCAAGAAAATGGCTGACGACCCAAACGATTTTCTTATTGTAGACTTTAATAAAACGGTCGCCAAGGTTAACGGCTGATTTCTTCACGAATGTTTCCTTAAACCAATTAGATCATACGGCGGCGGCGTCGTAACGTTTACACCATATGTTATAGAAAATGGATCATTTTATTTTTGATGTTGTATCCTCCTCCCGGCGGGTTCGACAGGGATGATTGCGATGGACGCAAAAAAGCGGGAAAAGGCGCGGCGACGTCTTCTTGACGAAATCGAGGCCGACGCCCGCAACACCGAAAACTGGACCGGACGGGCCGCTTTTTCAAGCCGGGTCATGACCGCCATGGCCAAGGTCGAACGCCACCTTTTTGTGCCGGCTGAGGAAGCCGACTATGCCTATATCAACCGGCCCCGCTCTATCGGCCACGGGCAGACTATCTCACAGCCTTATATCGTGGCGTTGATGACCGACCTGCTGGACCTCGACAAAAACGACCGGGTGCTGGAAATCGGCTCCGGCTCCGGCTATCAGGCGGCGGTATTGGCCGAGGTGGCGGGCTATGTCTATAGCGTTGAAGCGGTGGAGGCGCTGGCCGCATCGGCGCGCCGAAGGCTGAAGGACCTCGGCTACGCCAATATCGAGATACGTCACGGCGACGGTTATCAGGGATGGGAAGAAAAGGCGCCCTTTGACGCCGTTATCGTCACCGCCGCTCCCGAAAATATTCCCCAGGCCCTGATCGGGCAGCTTAAAGTCGGCGGGCGAATGGTGATCCCCGTCGGTCGCGTCCACGATACGCAAACCCTCTGCCGGGGCGTCAAAAAGGAAGACGGAACGCTGGCGATCACCCGCATGCTGCCGGTAGCCTTTGTTCCCATGGTGCGCCGGATAGCGCTCTAGTTTATTCGGCGGCAATCATCGTCGCAGATGATCGATGCTTGCAGCAGATCATGCCGGATTCCATTTCGTCCAGTCCGGCTCCGGACTGCCGGCACAGGTGCGGAGCGTTGTCATCGTCGTTTCCCGCATCCGGCGCAAAATCGAAGCAGGTTCTGCAATCCCCGAAACCCCGATAGCCTTTGCGTCGTTGCAATTCACTCAACAGCTCGGTCAGGCCTTCGGCCAGTTCTTCGCCGGCGGAGAGGGCGGCGGCGGCGGCCTCGAACTCCCGCAAGGGGTGTTCAGCCGCCAATTCCTTGCCGACTTCAGTCAGTTCAAGCTCCATCCCCCGCCTGTCGAAGCGACTGGGGCGACGGATAACAAGACCCTTCCTCTCCAACGTAATCAAGGTCTGGGAGACAGTGCCGCGAGTTGAGCCGAGAAAATCCGCCAACGCTCCGGGAGTGCGTG from Rhodospirillales bacterium RIFCSPLOWO2_02_FULL_58_16 encodes:
- a CDS encoding protein-L-isoaspartate O-methyltransferase; this encodes MIAMDAKKREKARRRLLDEIEADARNTENWTGRAAFSSRVMTAMAKVERHLFVPAEEADYAYINRPRSIGHGQTISQPYIVALMTDLLDLDKNDRVLEIGSGSGYQAAVLAEVAGYVYSVEAVEALAASARRRLKDLGYANIEIRHGDGYQGWEEKAPFDAVIVTAAPENIPQALIGQLKVGGRMVIPVGRVHDTQTLCRGVKKEDGTLAITRMLPVAFVPMVRRIAL